The segment GAAATTGAAACCAATGCACGTCTAGCACAAGAAGGTAAACTTCCGATGGAAGCAAGGCGTGATGGTTCATTCACGATCACAAATGTTGGGGGAATGTCATCGGATGGTGTTTACTCAACACCAATTATCAATGCACCTGAAGTGGGAATTTTAGGAACAGCCAAAATTGAAATGGAGCCGTATGTTACAGAAGATATGACTGTAGCCATCGCACCGTTTATGAAACTATCCTTTACCTTTGATCACCGCATTATCGACGGTGTGGAAGCACAACATGCTTTAGATGAACTTAAAAAAGTTCTAAGCGACCCGAATAAGCTTGTATTGGAGGGATAGAAAATGGTAGTTGGAGATTTCGCGAAACAAGCAGATGTAATTGTTATTGGAAGTGGACCGGGTGGCTATGTCGCAGCCATCCGTGCTGCTCAACTTGGAAAAAAAGTAACCATCATCGAACGGGATGCCATTGGTGGTGCATGTTTAAATGTGGGGTGTATTCCATCAAAAGCCATGATTCATGCAAGCAGTGAATACGCAAAAACACAAATCAAAACACCCTTTGGTTTGAGTTATGGCAAAACAAGTTTTGATATGAAACAGGCAAAAGCATGGAAAGACAAGGAAGTTGTAAAGACAAGGAAGTTGTAAAGACCTTAACCTCAGGAATTGGTGCA is part of the Erysipelothrix piscisicarius genome and harbors:
- a CDS encoding FAD-dependent oxidoreductase — its product is MVVGDFAKQADVIVIGSGPGGYVAAIRAAQLGKKVTIIERDAIGGACLNVGCIPSKAMIHASSEYAKTQIKTPFGLSYGKTSFDMKQAKAWKDKEVVKTRKL